In Dyadobacter subterraneus, a single genomic region encodes these proteins:
- a CDS encoding SusC/RagA family TonB-linked outer membrane protein, whose protein sequence is MMKKYLYIFMFLALIFTSARAQEFVKGVVKDAAGQTIPGATVILKGTSKYASTDIDGKFSIAAPKDFPFTFQVTITGYEKHEVDIYELPSEPVEITLKTANVLDEVVVIGYGSQKKGDLTGSVSSVPQLALKQPISSFDRALQGAAAGVQVTQVSGQPGAAVSIRIRGGNSITGGNEPLYVIDGFPVYNSNADASAGVTAGPSINALASLNPSDIESIEVLKDASATAIYGSRGANGVVLITTKKGKAGQNTFTYDAYYGTQSVLKRVDVLTSAKDWALLKNDARVNSGKAPYYTEDQIRKLGEGTDWQGAAFRSAPIQNHQLSFTGGDDRTRYAISGNYFKQEGILRNTDFERYSGRVNLDRDISSGFKIGVNLTASKISAQVANAGIVNGLLAMPPTVNIRDVNGKYTYQSEFETPLGNPIATLEKEVNKTTTYRFLANTYGEYTFLEGLVGKVSFGTDIINNKQNRYVPSDIYQGANSNPTGKASVGSKFASTWLNENTLSYSKTFSNKHVLNVVIGYTQQAFKSESAIAGSEAFVTDQLAYNDLASGSVYSQPSSGSTAWALNSYLGRINYSIDQKYIFTVSGRADGSSRFGKDNKWGYFPSAAFAWNISRESFLSNVEAISNLKLRLSAGVTGNQEIGQYLSLATLNSATYFFGGQTYIGFAPNRIANPDLGWETTRQYDGGIDLSLLKNRINFVFDAYYKKTTNLLLNVPIPYTTGQSTALQNYGSVENKGIELGINTTNFSGPFSWNTNFVFSINRNKVLTLGDGANYIISGANIAQVGKPLGSFYGYKTNGLFQTGDDIASLPTINPATTKPGDRRYVDINGDGKITQADDRTIIGNAQPKFQGGITNTLSYLNFDLSFFFQGTYGNKLFNQNKQQLELLTGQQNASTAAYDRWTTTNPGNEVQRAFEDPAAVNTSRYVENASFLRLKNLTIGYNLPKRVTSKIHASNIKIYMSAQNLYTWTKYTGFDPEVSRNEQSTLNQGIDYSIYPSSKSFLGGLSISF, encoded by the coding sequence ATGATGAAAAAATACCTGTACATTTTTATGTTTTTAGCACTGATATTTACCTCTGCACGCGCTCAGGAATTTGTGAAAGGAGTGGTTAAAGATGCAGCCGGACAAACCATTCCCGGGGCAACAGTGATTTTAAAAGGCACTTCCAAATATGCCAGTACGGACATTGATGGTAAATTTAGTATTGCTGCTCCCAAAGATTTTCCTTTTACATTTCAAGTCACAATTACAGGTTACGAAAAGCATGAGGTAGATATTTACGAGTTACCATCCGAACCCGTTGAAATCACTTTAAAAACGGCTAATGTATTGGATGAAGTGGTGGTAATCGGCTACGGATCTCAGAAAAAAGGGGATCTTACAGGATCTGTTTCGTCGGTTCCACAGCTTGCTTTAAAGCAACCGATCAGCTCTTTTGACCGTGCGTTACAAGGTGCCGCAGCCGGTGTTCAGGTGACACAGGTTTCAGGTCAGCCGGGAGCCGCGGTAAGTATAAGGATACGTGGGGGAAATTCGATTACGGGAGGAAATGAGCCCCTTTATGTTATTGACGGATTTCCGGTTTACAACAGTAATGCAGATGCCAGCGCGGGTGTTACAGCCGGGCCAAGTATTAATGCACTTGCAAGTCTGAATCCCAGCGATATAGAATCGATTGAAGTCCTGAAAGATGCTTCTGCCACAGCCATTTATGGTTCCCGCGGAGCAAACGGGGTTGTGCTGATTACAACAAAAAAAGGGAAAGCCGGACAAAATACTTTTACTTATGATGCTTATTATGGTACTCAATCGGTACTGAAAAGAGTCGACGTTTTGACGAGTGCAAAAGATTGGGCATTGTTAAAAAATGACGCCCGTGTCAACTCCGGAAAAGCACCATATTATACAGAAGACCAGATCCGTAAACTCGGTGAAGGTACGGACTGGCAGGGTGCTGCTTTCCGTTCTGCGCCGATTCAGAATCACCAGCTTTCGTTTACAGGAGGTGATGACCGGACGCGTTATGCGATCTCCGGTAACTATTTCAAACAGGAAGGTATTTTAAGAAATACTGATTTTGAAAGATATTCTGGTCGGGTAAATCTGGACCGTGATATTTCTTCCGGGTTTAAAATTGGGGTTAATTTAACAGCGAGCAAAATTAGTGCTCAGGTAGCAAATGCAGGTATTGTTAATGGATTGCTGGCTATGCCGCCAACGGTGAATATTCGGGATGTAAACGGAAAATATACATATCAAAGTGAGTTTGAAACGCCGCTTGGGAACCCGATTGCAACGCTTGAGAAGGAAGTAAATAAAACCACAACCTATCGATTTCTTGCCAACACATATGGAGAATATACATTTCTGGAAGGTTTGGTAGGGAAAGTTTCCTTCGGAACAGACATTATCAATAATAAGCAAAACCGGTATGTTCCTTCTGATATTTATCAGGGCGCCAATTCAAATCCTACGGGAAAAGCATCGGTGGGATCTAAATTTGCTTCCACCTGGCTAAATGAAAATACGCTTAGTTACTCGAAAACTTTCAGCAATAAACATGTGCTGAATGTGGTTATCGGGTATACGCAGCAAGCCTTTAAATCGGAAAGTGCAATTGCGGGTTCGGAGGCATTTGTTACAGATCAGCTGGCTTATAATGATCTTGCCAGTGGTTCGGTTTATTCCCAGCCTTCATCCGGTTCTACGGCCTGGGCTCTTAATTCCTACCTGGGCAGGATCAATTATTCTATCGATCAAAAATATATTTTTACTGTCAGCGGTCGTGCGGACGGATCTTCCAGATTTGGGAAAGATAATAAGTGGGGTTATTTCCCTTCCGCTGCTTTTGCCTGGAATATTTCCCGGGAGTCATTTTTGTCTAATGTGGAGGCGATCAGTAATTTAAAACTGCGATTGAGCGCGGGCGTTACCGGAAACCAGGAAATTGGGCAATACCTTTCTTTGGCGACTCTGAACTCGGCAACGTACTTTTTTGGTGGACAAACTTACATCGGATTTGCGCCAAACCGCATTGCCAATCCGGATCTTGGCTGGGAAACGACCAGACAATATGACGGAGGAATTGACCTGTCGCTGCTGAAAAACAGAATTAATTTCGTTTTTGATGCTTACTATAAAAAGACTACAAACCTGCTGCTGAACGTACCAATTCCTTATACAACCGGACAGTCAACTGCTTTGCAGAATTATGGTTCGGTTGAAAACAAAGGAATTGAACTGGGTATTAACACGACGAACTTTTCAGGGCCATTTTCATGGAATACCAATTTCGTTTTTTCAATCAACAGAAATAAAGTGCTGACACTTGGAGACGGAGCAAATTATATTATTTCTGGCGCCAACATCGCTCAGGTAGGCAAGCCGCTGGGTTCTTTTTATGGATATAAAACGAACGGTTTATTTCAAACAGGAGATGATATTGCCAGTTTGCCAACGATCAATCCGGCTACAACCAAACCAGGAGACCGCCGCTATGTAGATATCAATGGCGACGGAAAAATTACACAAGCCGATGACCGTACGATCATCGGAAATGCACAACCTAAATTCCAGGGTGGTATCACAAACACTTTATCATACCTGAATTTTGATCTGAGTTTTTTCTTCCAGGGAACCTATGGAAACAAATTATTTAATCAGAATAAACAACAGCTCGAACTTTTGACCGGACAGCAAAATGCATCAACTGCCGCTTATGATCGTTGGACTACAACTAATCCAGGTAATGAAGTGCAGCGTGCTTTTGAAGATCCTGCTGCGGTTAATACAAGTCGCTATGTTGAAAATGCTTCTTTTTTAAGATTGAAAAATCTGACAATCGGGTATAATCTGCCGAAAAGAGTGACGTCAAAAATTCACGCCAGCAACATTAAAATTTACATGTCAGCGCAGAATCTTTATACCTGGACCAAGTACACAGGATTTGATCCGGAAGTGAGCCGCAATGAGCAGAGTACGCTGAATCAGGGGATAGATTATAGCATTTATCCAAGCAGCAAAAGTTTTCTGGGAGGTTTGAGTATTTCATTTTAA
- a CDS encoding DUF6250 domain-containing protein, translated as MKSYLFCLLIIFISYLPNFAVAQIPGKDHKNLIFQDDFQKPLDTTIWKPEIADLTNSSIITKDGKLVIDTKGGVTVWLNKLLKTNIEITYNWTVLVGTGKNDRLSDLNQFWMASDPLRTNLFTRKGKLEEYDSLSLYYVGMGGNSNTTTRFRKYPGDGQRVLLLEYTDKDHLLIANKTYQIRIIVKNGVTEFWVDGNKYFFYQDKNPLITGYFGFRSTSSMHEISDFKVYQLED; from the coding sequence TTGAAGTCATACCTTTTTTGCCTGCTGATTATTTTCATTTCTTACCTGCCAAATTTTGCAGTAGCGCAGATTCCTGGTAAGGATCATAAAAATTTAATTTTTCAGGACGATTTTCAGAAGCCTTTAGACACAACAATCTGGAAACCGGAAATTGCTGATTTGACAAATTCCTCGATTATAACCAAAGATGGTAAGCTGGTGATTGATACGAAAGGAGGGGTTACGGTTTGGCTGAATAAACTGTTAAAAACTAATATTGAAATAACTTATAACTGGACTGTGCTTGTGGGGACAGGAAAAAATGACAGACTATCAGATCTGAATCAGTTCTGGATGGCTTCCGACCCGCTTCGTACAAATTTATTTACGCGGAAAGGAAAGTTGGAAGAATATGATTCTCTTTCTTTATACTACGTTGGGATGGGAGGAAATTCCAATACGACAACCCGGTTCAGAAAATATCCGGGCGACGGGCAAAGAGTACTACTTTTAGAATATACTGATAAGGATCATTTGCTGATTGCGAATAAAACCTATCAAATCAGAATTATTGTAAAAAACGGAGTAACTGAATTTTGGGTGGATGGAAATAAATATTTTTTCTACCAGGACAAAAATCCTTTAATCACTGGATACTTTGGGTTTCGTTCAACAAGCTCCATGCACGAAATCAGTGACTTTAAAGTTTATCAGCTTGAAGATTGA
- a CDS encoding DUF1684 domain-containing protein yields the protein MTTNFNIKSRIAGLLFLVLISAGFVKDSAYEAEIKTWHAERVEALKTENGWLNLAGLFWLEEGRNSFGGDGKNKIVFPADRAPAKLGEFVVENGQITVEAKPEAEIYYNDQLVTKISIFPYDKPVVLKHKSLRWFIIKRGDKFAVRLRDLESPFLKEFTGINTFPVSEDWRVKAKFEPTEGRKIPILDITGRLDQQDSPGVLVFNIKGKEYRLDALKSGEGFFILFGDQTNKKETYGSGRFLYTTKLDAEGYTYLDFNKSINPPCAFTPYATCPLPPKQNILALAVTAGEKNYGHH from the coding sequence ATGACAACTAACTTTAATATTAAATCCAGGATTGCAGGTTTACTTTTCCTTGTGCTCATTTCAGCAGGTTTTGTGAAAGACAGTGCCTACGAAGCCGAAATTAAAACCTGGCATGCGGAAAGAGTGGAGGCATTGAAAACAGAAAATGGATGGCTCAATCTGGCGGGTCTGTTTTGGCTTGAAGAAGGCCGCAACTCTTTTGGTGGAGACGGAAAAAATAAAATCGTTTTTCCGGCCGATCGTGCTCCGGCAAAACTTGGTGAATTCGTTGTTGAAAACGGGCAGATCACCGTAGAAGCTAAACCGGAAGCTGAGATATATTATAACGATCAGCTTGTTACTAAAATTAGCATTTTCCCATACGACAAACCTGTTGTTTTAAAACATAAATCACTCAGATGGTTTATCATCAAACGCGGGGATAAATTTGCGGTTAGATTAAGGGATTTGGAAAGTCCGTTTTTGAAAGAATTTACCGGTATCAACACTTTTCCTGTTTCCGAAGATTGGCGCGTGAAAGCGAAATTTGAACCAACAGAAGGTAGAAAAATTCCTATTCTTGATATTACGGGAAGATTGGATCAGCAGGATTCTCCAGGTGTTTTGGTTTTTAATATCAAAGGCAAAGAATACCGCTTGGATGCATTGAAATCAGGCGAAGGATTTTTCATTCTTTTTGGAGATCAGACCAACAAAAAAGAAACTTACGGATCAGGACGTTTCCTTTACACAACGAAGCTGGACGCAGAAGGTTATACGTATCTGGATTTTAATAAATCGATCAATCCACCTTGTGCCTTTACGCCTTATGCAACTTGTCCGCTTCCGCCAAAACAAAATATATTAGCATTGGCCGTTACAGCAGGTGAGAAAAATTATGGTCATCATTGA
- a CDS encoding RagB/SusD family nutrient uptake outer membrane protein — MKKIFYIILTFISFISCTDLNEKPESLITTEQFYNTESDALSAVTSVYNATLNNGGITMYNRLFHLAIEIMSDDAIAGLRVTNADVRTISVLTHSTTNDRVDELWRESYVAINRANIAIDRIPLISMDETLRARLVNEAKFLRGLLYFNLVRLWGDVPLILNETGSLTKDAIQVARTPKEQVYQQIITDLTAAEALPAAFTGADAGRATGGAAKSILAKVYLTHQEWDKAAAKSLEVINGPYGYDLFENFADVFNVATKNGKEHIFSAQCKSNVNGQGNRLASSATPVGIPGVASAGTDEPHPDTYALYSAADKRRNVTFFTSLVSPTTGKAVTFQPRFFKYFDMDQIVNPTESAKNIPVIRFAEILLIYAEAVNEATGPSSEAFAAVNRVRKRAGLEALAGLSKADFREAIYTERRLELMFEFQRWFDLIRTKRMIEACHKAGKTNASEKHYLHPIPQREMDLNPKLVQNPGWE; from the coding sequence ATGAAGAAAATATTTTATATAATTCTGACTTTTATTTCATTCATCTCCTGCACGGACCTGAACGAAAAACCTGAATCTTTAATCACAACGGAGCAGTTTTATAACACTGAAAGTGACGCGCTTTCTGCCGTTACGAGTGTTTACAACGCCACGCTAAATAATGGCGGAATTACGATGTATAACCGTCTTTTCCATCTTGCTATCGAGATCATGTCAGATGACGCCATTGCGGGACTTCGGGTGACTAACGCGGATGTAAGAACGATTTCAGTGTTAACGCATTCTACCACCAATGACCGTGTTGACGAGTTATGGAGAGAAAGTTATGTGGCTATAAACCGCGCCAATATCGCTATTGACCGTATTCCACTTATTTCGATGGATGAAACCCTTCGTGCGAGACTGGTGAATGAAGCAAAGTTTTTACGCGGGCTTCTCTATTTCAATCTGGTAAGACTTTGGGGTGATGTTCCTTTAATTTTGAACGAAACAGGCTCTCTAACCAAAGACGCAATTCAGGTAGCAAGAACTCCAAAAGAACAAGTTTACCAACAAATAATTACCGATTTAACAGCAGCCGAAGCACTTCCGGCCGCCTTCACAGGCGCCGACGCAGGACGTGCCACGGGAGGAGCTGCAAAATCAATTTTGGCAAAAGTATATCTGACCCACCAGGAGTGGGATAAGGCTGCGGCAAAAAGTCTGGAAGTGATCAATGGTCCTTATGGATATGATTTATTTGAAAATTTTGCGGACGTATTTAATGTGGCTACCAAAAACGGGAAGGAGCATATCTTTTCTGCACAGTGCAAATCCAACGTGAATGGGCAGGGAAATCGGCTCGCTTCTTCGGCCACGCCGGTAGGCATTCCGGGTGTTGCCTCGGCCGGAACTGATGAGCCGCACCCGGATACTTACGCCCTTTATTCAGCTGCTGATAAACGCCGTAATGTCACATTTTTCACTTCTTTGGTGAGCCCAACAACCGGTAAGGCTGTTACTTTTCAACCTCGTTTCTTTAAATATTTTGATATGGATCAAATCGTAAATCCAACAGAATCTGCTAAGAATATTCCAGTGATTCGTTTTGCAGAAATCCTGCTCATTTATGCTGAGGCGGTTAATGAAGCAACCGGACCTTCGTCGGAAGCTTTCGCTGCTGTCAACAGAGTCAGAAAAAGAGCCGGACTTGAAGCTTTGGCAGGTTTGTCGAAAGCCGATTTCCGGGAAGCGATTTACACCGAACGCCGGTTGGAACTGATGTTTGAATTTCAACGCTGGTTCGATCTCATTCGTACAAAACGTATGATTGAAGCATGTCATAAAGCAGGTAAAACAAACGCGTCTGAAAAACATTATCTCCATCCGATTCCGCAGCGTGAAATGGATTTAAATCCAAAACTTGTACAGAATCCGGGTTGGGAATAA